ACGTTAAGTAACGAAAAATCATTATAAAATCGATCTGCGACAATAACCGAACGGCTAATCAAAGGAATATCGTAAGCTCCTTTATTATCTGCTGTTTTACCATCGCTAATATTTACATAGTGCGGTAAATTACCATCATAATCAAGCAAGGTGTGCATTTTTACAGCTCCTTTGTGGGTTTTGTATTTTGCCCAATCAAAGAGACTTAAACATAGACTTATCGTTGTAGAATCTAATAGAAATATCTTGGATTTAATTTTGAATTTAACACGTTTTAAGTGAGGGTGCTGTCCAAAACTTTTTAAAAGAACATAGTAGTAATCTCGATAAAGCGTCCAGTCTCGATGTTTGTTTTGATAGCTTATCGTTGATTTAGAAGGTGCTTTCTGTATGCCTAAATGATTAAGGTTTCCTGTGGCAGAGCGAAGTCCATTACTTATATCTCGGACGGATTGACTTTTTGCAAATTGACAAAACAACATGGAGACTAAATGTGTCCAACTATTAAATCCTTTTTGATGTTTATCTGTTCCCTTGGCTTTTACAAGTTTAGAAAAACTAGAACGGTCTAATTTGGAGATTATCTGAGAGAACAATGTTATATTTGTCATGGAGAAAGGTTATTTTTTGTTGTGCAACTCAAAAATAATATTTTGAGATACAAAATCCCTTTCTCTTTTTAAGCGTTTTGGACGCTATTGATAAAATATCTAAGTACCCTAGACTTCGAATTTATGTCTATAGGGGCTTATTATCACAATGGACTCCTGAACAAATTGCTGGAAGACTAAAAGAAGAATTCCCAAATGATCCTATAATGTCTATTTCTCACGAATCAATTTATAGGTACATATATGCAAAGCCTCAAGCTAGTTTAAATAAAAAACTAATTAAACTCCTCGTACGCAAAAAAACAAGACGTAGACCCTCTAAAAAAAGACGCAGAACAGGATCTAAAATATTAAACCAAGTCAGTATAGACCTAAGGCCCGAGCATATTAACCTAAGAAATGAAATCGGACACTGGGAAGGAGATTTAATGATTGGGAAGGATCAAAAATCGGCTATTGGAACTATCGTAGAACGCAAATCTAGATATACATTAATTATCAAACTAAAAGCCAGGAACTCTAAGGAAATTGCTAAAATGTTTTCTAAAGAACTTAACAAACTAGATCCCATATTCAAAAAATCTATGACCTACGATAATGGAATTGAAATGGCAAGACACGAAACAATTACCAAGAAAACAGGTATGAAAATTTACTTTGCACACCCCTATTCTTCTTGGGAAAGAGGTACCAATGAAAACACTAACGGACTCATCAGAAGGTACCTCCCAAAAGGAACAGATTTTAACAAAATTGACTTAAATACATTCATCGAAATTCAAGAAAAATTAAACAATAGACCTCGTAAAATTATTGGATTTAAAACCCCTAATGAAGTTATGATAAAAGAACTAAAAATTGTAGCTTAGACTCATACAAAAAAAAGCAACGTTTGTTGCGTTAGAACCTTGAATGCAGCTATACTTCTAATTTTAAACAACAGTGAATTATGAAAATGAAAATTTTACTTTTAGTAACCTTAATTGGAATTATTTCATCAAATAATCTAAACGCACAAGAAGTCTGTGGTACGACAACACCAGCCAATTACCAAGATTATAGCACTGTAAATAACAAATCAACCAATGATGAGGCAATATGTATAAACATTTATTTTCATATTGTAAGGGAAACCAATGGAAGTGGAGGCATCAATCCAAATCAGCTTGATAATATCGTAAATAACTTAAACCTGTTTTATAATGTTTTTGATATTTATTTTTCAAATATTGGATTTGATTATATCAATAACTCCAACTACGTACAAGTAAGTGAAAGCGAGGCAAACGCTTTGGGGCAAATAAACAATCAGTCAAATGCCATTAACTATTACATTGTAGATGCCTTGTGGAATACGGGAGGAGGATTTGTTACAGGTACAGCTTTGTCAATTCCTTCTAACAGATTAATTATTAGAAATGATAGAGTATTAAGCTCTACCTCACCTCATGAGGTTGGACACTGTTTAAACTTATTGCATACTTTTGAAACCTACTATTGTGCAGAAGCAATTAATGGTTCTAATTGCTCTTCTTGTGGAGATTTGGTTTGTGATACTCCTGCCGACGCAAATACAGGAAACTCTGGTGGCTATTCACCCGATTTAACCAACATAATGTCTTATTATTCTAATAGAGACCATTTTACAGACGGACAAAGCATTAGAATGAAGTCAGCAATTTTAAGTAACTCTTTATTACAGCAGGTAGTTGGAACATCATGCTTAGTACCTGAAATTAATGGGCAAGAAACTATCTGTAACAGCTCTGGAACAACTTACACATTATCAAACGGTGGTAGTTCAGTAGCTTGGAATGTTTCTTCTAATCTAATTATAAATTCTCAAAACACAACTTCAATTACAGTAACCCCAATTAGTACATCAACAAATGGAGCGGCATTTATTGAAGCAATTTTACCAACACAAACCATCAGAAAAGATATTTGGATAGGAAAACCTAACTTTAATGTTTCACGAGTAAGTGCACAAGAGGAATCCTGTGATAATAAATATCATTATGTAAAATTTGTTGTTAGTAATCGCCAACCCAATGAAACATACAACTTTTTTGTTGTGCCAATCCCAGGTATGACACATGGTTGGGGAAATAACGATAGATATGTATTCCAAATACCTAAAAACTACTCTAGCTATCTAGAGTTTTCGGTTAAAGGAACTAATAGCTGTGGCTGGAAAACAGTTTTTACTGAAGCAGAGATTTATCCCTGTGGTTCTTACTCAAAAACAAGCGACAACATAATTATTTATCCAAATCCAGCAAATGAAAAATTAGAAATTGAGTTTGAAAATGTTCCTGAAAATGAACAATCTGTAATAATCTATGATTATTTTTCCAATATTATTTTTGAGAAGAGAAATAAGAAAAATAAAAAATTAAGCATCAATACAGGCAACTTTAAAAACGGTTTATACATCTTACAAATAAACAATGAAATCGAAACTATTACTAAACAATTCATTATTCAACATTAAAATATAAAAAATGAAACTAACAATTTTAATTTTATGTATTTTCTTATCACTCACAAGTTGTAGTGATGATGAAGCAAAATCTCAAGAAAATAATTTTTTAGGGACTTGGAAACTAATCGAAACATATGGAAGTGATGGAGGAAGTAATTCTCAATGGACATCAGTTGATAACGGTTATACTTATACTTTTAATAATAATGGAACATTCTCCTCAACAAGATTTACCGAATGTACTACAGGTACTTATGGAGTATCAAGCAATTCAATTACATTAGTTTACGGTTGTGAAGGATTTGATACAGGTATTGAAAATCCTGCTGGAACATTTGTTGAAAATTATGTATTTGAAGATGAAAATATTATTCTCACACCTACATATATGAATTGTGATGAAGGCTGTAGTTATAAATTTGAAAAAGTAGAATAATAAACTGTTTGCAACACCGTATATAAAAAATAGCAGTTAAGAGCTAAATTAAAAATT
This genomic interval from Tamlana carrageenivorans contains the following:
- a CDS encoding T9SS type A sorting domain-containing protein is translated as MKMKILLLVTLIGIISSNNLNAQEVCGTTTPANYQDYSTVNNKSTNDEAICINIYFHIVRETNGSGGINPNQLDNIVNNLNLFYNVFDIYFSNIGFDYINNSNYVQVSESEANALGQINNQSNAINYYIVDALWNTGGGFVTGTALSIPSNRLIIRNDRVLSSTSPHEVGHCLNLLHTFETYYCAEAINGSNCSSCGDLVCDTPADANTGNSGGYSPDLTNIMSYYSNRDHFTDGQSIRMKSAILSNSLLQQVVGTSCLVPEINGQETICNSSGTTYTLSNGGSSVAWNVSSNLIINSQNTTSITVTPISTSTNGAAFIEAILPTQTIRKDIWIGKPNFNVSRVSAQEESCDNKYHYVKFVVSNRQPNETYNFFVVPIPGMTHGWGNNDRYVFQIPKNYSSYLEFSVKGTNSCGWKTVFTEAEIYPCGSYSKTSDNIIIYPNPANEKLEIEFENVPENEQSVIIYDYFSNIIFEKRNKKNKKLSINTGNFKNGLYILQINNEIETITKQFIIQH
- a CDS encoding IS4 family transposase, with product MTNITLFSQIISKLDRSSFSKLVKAKGTDKHQKGFNSWTHLVSMLFCQFAKSQSVRDISNGLRSATGNLNHLGIQKAPSKSTISYQNKHRDWTLYRDYYYVLLKSFGQHPHLKRVKFKIKSKIFLLDSTTISLCLSLFDWAKYKTHKGAVKMHTLLDYDGNLPHYVNISDGKTADNKGAYDIPLISRSVIVADRFYNDFSLLNVWDSNQVFFVIRHKENIQFKSIKEKELPENRHHHVLKDEIIELTGAKSKTKYPKKLRRIAVWDDKNKQEIELITNQMSWTANTISQLYKARWDIEIFFRDIKQQLHIKSFIGTSENAVMIQIWTALITILILKALKANAKYNWYLSNLVAFIRLNLFVKVDLQKWIDSPFNEQPPPKQNYTQGVLF